The following are encoded in a window of Solidesulfovibrio magneticus RS-1 genomic DNA:
- a CDS encoding response regulator → MAKKILIIDDDPEVVSYLKDLFDGEGFTTFTATDGVAGLEQAQVHNPDLITLDMDMPARGGTLFYVKLRKEPGLAEIPVVVISGVGPRPPALGNNVPVISKPVDRVKTLRLVKEMLGE, encoded by the coding sequence ATGGCCAAGAAGATACTCATCATCGACGACGATCCCGAAGTCGTCAGCTACTTAAAGGACCTCTTCGACGGCGAAGGCTTCACCACCTTCACCGCCACCGACGGCGTGGCCGGCCTGGAACAGGCCCAGGTCCACAATCCGGACCTCATCACCCTGGACATGGACATGCCCGCCCGCGGCGGCACCCTGTTCTACGTGAAGCTGCGCAAGGAACCCGGCCTGGCCGAGATTCCGGTCGTCGTGATAAGCGGCGTCGGCCCCCGGCCGCCGGCGCTGGGCAACAACGTGCCGGTCATCAGCAAGCCTGTGGACCGGGTCAAGACCTTGCGCCTTGTCAAGGAGATGCTTGGGGAATAA